The genomic interval CTTtctatgtttgtctctgtttatgtatgcctctttctctctctgtatatctctcgctctccctgaCTCTCCCCCAGGGGGAGTTTGAGCTGGATGTGCAGGACTGCGACAGCACGTTGTGCGTGTGTGAGGGCGGTCGCAGGGCGCTCTAAAGAACAGCTCTCTAAGGGAGCTGGGCCGACTCTGGGAGTTCTATGGGTGTGGCACGGGATGCCTTCTCACTGCCCCACATGTAAGGCAAGGCCACAGGGCACACGAGTACCGGAACCATAGTTCAATTAAAATGATGAATCCAATTTATTCTACGACATACTTTTAGTTACTCGCATTTCTTAAGATGTGTAAAAAATCTCAGTTAAACTTATTGTTTGTGGGATGTACTTTAATAATAAACTAGGCCTGAAGGTGAGTTTAGTTACCTCTGACTCTCTATCCACTCAAAGATCAAAATGCCAGgacaggtacagtgcattcggaaagtattcagaccccttgaatttttccacattttgttaccttacagccttattctaaaatgttaatgtgttaaataaaacattttcctcatcaatctgaccatgagaaacaatattctctggtctgatgaaaccaagattgaactctttggccttcatgccaagcgtcacatctggaggaaacgtgGCACCCATCCCTatggtgtttttcagcggcagggactgggagactagtcaggaaagATGAAtgcagcaaagtacagagagatccttgatgaaaatctgcaccagagtgctcaggacctgagactgggccaatggttcaccttctaacagtacaatgaccctaaacacacagccaagacaacgcaggagtggtggcaggtagcctagtggttagagcgttgggccagtaaccgaaaggttgctggatcgaatccccgagctgactaggtaatAATCTGTCACtctgtccctgagcaaggcactctgttccccgggcgccgaagacgtggatgtcgattaaggcagccccccgcacctctgattcagaggggttgggtaaaatgaggaagacacatttcagttgaatgcattcagttgtacaactgacaaggtatccccctttccctaggAGTGCCTTGGGGATAAGActctgtccttgagtggcccagaaagagtccggacttgaacctgatcgaacatctctggaatgacctgaaaaatagctgtgcagtgacactctccatccaagctgacagagcttgagaggctctgcagagaagaatgggagaatttcccaaatacaggtgtgccaatcttgtagcgtcatacccaagactcgagtctgtaatcgctgccaaaggtgcttcaacaaagggtccgaatacttacataaatttgATAATTCAGgtgaaaaaaaagatttaatcctTTTTAGagcaaggctgtaacgtaacaaaatgtggataaagtaaaggcgtctgaatactttacgaatgcactgtatctgctGTGGTCCATATAAGTGATACTGTTCTCTTTACAGGTGGAGTCCTCAATGTCAGGggggagagcaatagagagaattcttcacctgcaggagagGTGAGTGTCTTGTCGTCTTGAAAAAATAGTTTCTCATtagctaggtttctatccaattggcgacagattttcatgcgaatattctaaaatgtgttttaagaaaatatacgcattttcccaccagtggtgtgtttccaccaaactgacttgttgcgaATAAATTGTGTACGATGACGTAGTACACACAATGTACTTTTTTGCTTGAGTTTTaatgtaccaaataaaaatctaaagttcaatgtgtttccgttgcattttcaactctaccgattTTAGTTTTGTCAAAAactgttaaatagcaaatgtgcctactctggtcttggcatgtgcGCACTAGCCAATAGTGCAGATAATAGGGCTGACCCTATTTAGTCGACTAGTCAATTGTTTGGTCTATAGACTGCTGGTTGCccgagatttctttagtcgagcaattgaataaaacatttttttatggtgcacaagacacctgtctgatttctgcatgtctcagtggactaatccattgcacaGGCCacggatggcacagtccatcactcttAAGACGtgatactgaaattgtatatggttatattatgcaaaaataatggtgcaacactaatgAATCtcatattattttataacaaatgcacTTTGTCCTTCATTGGATGTGGTCACTGTCTGTTTTTAGAACCATAATCTTCAGTGCGCCTTTCCCTAAAATGCTATATGCATAATAGCAAACttaaccagcatattgggatTGAAAACAATGGTGTGGAGGCAGCAGAGACGAGGACACAGCCCTAGCCTAATGCCCTATTCAGACGGGATTAGTTTTACTGGGGGTGGTTGGGTGATGTAATTATGTTGCCAAGCACAAAACACCACATCATCTGTAACTTTAGTCCCGTCCGAATCTGCCATGTCAGTGGCATTTGTACATGGCAGGAGAATAACAATTCCAGCCATAATAATCTACtgttttttggcaaactccaagattCTCTGATAACACTAGTCCTATGCGAATTGATATCCATGTGTTTCGAGAGAAATGTTTGAGTTTGACAGGTGTTGCTCACGGTTTGAGTAAGAAACAATAACTAATTCAATAAATTGAAATAAGTGCTGTGCATAGCCTATATATGATGTGCCTACATGTATCAACTTTCACAGTGAATACTTTTGTTCATACAGTgcattggaaagtattcagacccctttatctttttccacattttgttaagttgttacgccttattctaaaatgtattaaataaatgagaggctctgcagagaagaatgtgagaaactccccaaatacaggtgtgccaaggttgtagcttcatacccaagaagactcgagcctgtaatcgctgctaaagttgcttcaactaagtactgagttaagggtctgaagacttaagtaaatgtgacgtttttctttgcagaaatgtctaaaaaagtatttttacttcgtcattatggggtattgtgtgtagattgagggtgaaaaaacaatttaatctgctttagaataaggttgtaacgtaacaaaatttgggtaaagtcaaggggtctgaatactttccgaatgcactgtgttcCAAAGATGGTTTGGTATGGTTTAGAAACTTTGGAATCAAGTTCGAGTTGACAGTGTAGCCCTGTTAGCGCCTGGACTTGTTGAAATATCTTCACGCCTAGAAGAAAACCTCCAGGCTTCCGTCAACTGTCGATTTTTATTGGGAAAAAATTATGAATTACTGAGCAGTTTGGAAAAAACAAATCCAGCCCGACTTGTCCTCTGGAATAACGGATGTTCTGGGGTAATTATTACATAACCAACATTCTCTAATAATACTAGTCCCATGCGAATAGGGCTTAGCCTAAATGTCTAAGAAAATTGAGGAGAGAGCAAACCACAAATTatttaggtctataatcaatagcctaattgttaaatgtgcctggctttataaatcatccattTTATATttacagaaataagacagatcttgcttctgttgcctgtttgactgtttgtttaacagcctactgattccgtgagcaACAAGCCTCATGCAACGGCAAAATGTCATATAAAGCAATTTCACAGTTTTGGCTGTTTTTAGTCTTTGCAATGCTGTAATTTAagcctttttttttcttcattacaacagactggtatTACTTATAATTTATTTAATGTTGTTTGCACTGTTCCAAACAGGCAGAAAAataatattgtaatctaacagcacctgtttgttACACATAATATGCATACAGTTCTCGCTCCTATACCTTTTTTCTTGGTctcgttgttgttattattattttgatcATTATAATAAATAGTGCCGTTATCATTAGTAGGAgttgtatagcagccttgtataaccaccatcgagcAGTAGGCCTTAGAGCGTGTTTTGTTTAGCCTTTAATACCTCAACTTATTATGCCTATATTTcaatatataggctactgtatcaatcattCATTCGTTCCTGCCATCACACAAGATACAAGACATTCATGCTTCGAAATGAAATCAAGCATTTTTGCCTTAAAATTAGATGAATAATTAgcctaaacaataaataaaccacaattcacaAATGCATGCAAACGGTTTTTAGTCTggtgtaataaaggctttataaatatTTTTCCCCGTTGGAACAGACTCTCTGGTACACATATTGTAttaggactgcccgttccatgatctcgccatcacggttgacaactccattgtgtcctcctcccagagcgctaagaaccttggcgtgaccctggacaacaccctgtcgttctctactaacatcaaggcggtgacccgatcctgtaggttcatgctctacaacattcgcagagtacgacactgcctcacacaggaagcggcgcaggtcctaatccaggcacttgtcatctcccatctggattactgcaactcgctgttggctgggctccctgcctgtgccattaaacccctacaactcatccagaacgccgcagcccgtctggtgttcaaccttcccaagttctctcacgtcaccccgctcctccgctctctccactggcttcctgttgaagctcgcatccgctacaagaccatggtgcttgcctacggagctgtgaggggaacggcacctccgtaccttcaggctctgatcaggccgagtcaatcaccaccttccggagacacctgaaaccccacctctttaaggaatacctaggataggataaagtaatccttctacccccccccccccctttaaaagatttagatgctctattgtaaagtggttgttccactggatatcataaggtcaaTCCAcccatttgtaagtcgctctggataagagcgtctgctaaatgacttaaaatgtaaaacatatttATTTAGTGTTTACACTATTCCAAATGGTCATCAAAAATAATATTGTAATCTATCAGCAACTGTTTGGCACAGACAATACTCACACCATACTCACGCAGTGCTTGCTCCTATACCCTTCTCTTTCTGGATCTCCAGTAGCTTCCACAACTAAGTCAAAGGTCTTCCACCGATCTGACTTCCCATTTTCTTCCGGAGCAACCGGTAAACATTTTGCACGTTTCCGGTTTCTTTTTCACATCCTTcgcatccattttgctgtcgACATTACTGTGTtcggagtttgttataaccaatttattaaTGCGATTATGATCGGCTATAGGTCAGGCCCTGTTGGTCGCATGCAATGCTTACATGATTCACGTAAAGAGTGCAAGGGTTGAGGCAATGGGGAATGTTTTTCTTTAACAAATTAGGGATTTCGGGAACAGCTTTTCAGTCAAACAAGTAAACTAAATGGCTCAAATAATGTTGCAGGGACAGCGCAATAAACACTTGACTGCCGTTTTGCAtctatcatcatgtcaccagaataagagcctcaatatttattggaaaggatcaTCAAgggcactttcaccaccctgtgaagttcatcataacttatttaatctgtagcctaactgCATGGTTTCGCGAGTCGCTGTGGGAGGACCACACCATATCATTGCATGACTTCAAGTTTACTCCTATattatggttattatatcaataatTTCGCATAAGCGTTTCCACCTCCATTTCACattcattttaccgacacaaaaagatcacGAATTAACAAATTATCTTTTATTTATAAAATTTTACCGAAACAgcttgtttccatcacagctgtcttgATTTTTATTTATAAggtatgactttactcacataaaaactgTGGGTGGAAACGTGGTTATTGACATTTTCTTATTACGGGTGAATGGTTAATGTTTTGATTAACCAAGCCTTGTCTCTTATTTTAGATGTCCTCCAATGGGCAGAATATTTGACTGACATTGCATCAGGTATGTCAGCTCACCATAAAAACATAACATTTAACTTTAACAATTTGTCATTGTCATTGGCGTTTCTCTCAAATTCCCTTCTCTACCTTCTCTCCATGGCTCGATCTCATCTTCCTCTTTTTTTCtttatccctctcctccctcccagtTGATCTGTCCAACGCCcagtgtatccctgcccctctggCCACACCCATCCCTGTCAGCGATAAGCCCAGTGGCCACACCCTGTGCTGACCTATTTGATAGCTCCAGTATGGGCCTGCCCCCCCTGCCCTACTCTGTCCCCGTGTCGGAGCACATGGAATGCAGCGTGATCCCCGACGATCTGGACAGCCTGCTGGGGTATGACTGCATCTCCGAGAAAGTCAGCGAGGTGAGAGGGTCGCTACTAAGGTCACGTCAATGAAGGATGCTGACCGTGCTGTATCGTCCCTCTGTTGACCAGTAGACATTTGATGAAAGAGGAGGTACAGACATTAGTCAGTAGAATATAGGAACATTTAAGAAAGTATTTCTGGGAGTTGCATGACATCAgtggtgttttttatttattttacctttatttaactaggcaattaagagcaaattcttattttcaatgacggcctaggaacagtgggttaactgccttgttcaggggcagaataccagatttgtaccttgtcagctcagggatttgatcttgcaacctttcggttactagtccaacgctccaaccactgGGCTACGCTGCCGTGTAAAGTGCTTAAGTAAAAATTCTTTGAAGTACTacataagtagtttttgggggtttttgtttatatttttgacaacttttacttactACAGTCCTAAAAAAACAATGTACTTCACCCCCTTTCAAGcaaacattcctggtcatccctactgcctctgatctggcgcactcactaaacataaatgcttagtttgtaaattaatgagtgttggagtgtgcccctggctatctgggggagaggaaaaaaacaagaaaatatgccgtctggtttgcataatataaggaattagaaatgtacttttacttttgacacttaagtatattttagcaatcccatttacttttgatacgtaagtatattaaaaccaaatacttttagacttttactcaagtagtattttaatgagtgacttacttgagtcattttctattaaggtatctttacttttactcaagtatgacatttgagtactttttccactactgcCTGACGGGTTGCATATTTTAGTAGTTTAACTTCCACCACTGAAGTACCTTACATGGAGCACAGAGCTATGCATTTCTGGTCTAGAAGGAGATCTAgaataatgtctctctctccctcagtcacaGAGCCCAGTCCATTGCGCTATCCCTACCAACCTCCCCAACACAGCTGTGGGCCTGCACCCTCCATACTCCTCCAGCCTCCTCGCCCCAGCTACCCCCTGCCTTCTTCAGCTTCACTGTCAGCCAGATGTCCACCCTGGAGCCCTACCCTTCGCTGGGCTAGAGGGACCAGACCTCCACACAGGCGCTGGATGCCCTGGGGGCCTTTTCCCAGGAGGCTGGGGACACAGAAGGCAAAGGAGGGTCTGGAATTGGAGGGCTGGACTCCCTCTCTGAGTACACCTTGCCTGGTGAGTGGATGAGATGTATGGACAAGGTGTATGGGTCCGGGTGTGTGTTTGGTGATGTCAATTATATTGAAAACAGCAAAGCCATTGTAGCAGgcttcttttttttcctttttcttttGCCACTATCCACTCTTATTTTGCAACCATACAGTTTAAACCTGCGTCAGCTGTTACTTAAACCTTCCCGGAACTGCCCATTGACCCTGAACAGTCCTCGGGGAATGCGTTAGTTGTTGTTGAAGCTAGTCCGTGTCAGCAGCACTGCTGTATAGCCACATGTTGTCTGATATCCCTGTGTCCTTGTGTTGCTGTTCTGTTTTCCAGGGGGAAGAATTTCTCACAGCTTCGTCCCTGGGAACTACAAACACAGCTCCCCTCACACAGTAAGACAGCAGCATAACGCCTGAACACTCCGATGGATACTCTCaacttctttctcctctcttctgagTTTATAACAACATGGATGTCTCTGGCTACTCCTACTatacttgttttaaaaaaaatccaagATATAAATCCCATGACCTTTCTCTTACCCCTCCAGAATATGTTATGTTGAGGATTAATTTTATACTAAGCAGTATTAAGTCAATGTTGTCTGTTACATCAATGTCTGCATAATTGCACCTTGTTTGATGAATAAAGTATTTTGAATAAAAATGAATTGAATGGTAAGTCCACCTACTCTTCTCTCAGCAGGTTCGCGGGATATGGACTACCAGTACCAGGCGGAAGCATCTCACCGCTGTAAGAGGGACCTGCTGCTGTCTCGCTTCAAGGCCCCACCTGGAACAGGGTCAGGCCTCACCCCGCTAGGAACAACTTCCTGGGGGCCTTCGTGCTCTGCAAAGGTACGTACAGTACCGgtctcaaaagttttagaacacctactcattgcagggttttctttattttgactattttctacattgtagaataatagtgaagacatcaaaactatggaatcatgtactaaccaaaaaagtgttaaacaaatcaaaatacatttgagattctatagccaccctttgccttgatgacagctttgcacactcttggcattctctcaaccaggttcacctggaatgcttttccaacagtcttgaaggagttcccacatatgctgagcacttgttgcctgatttttcttcactctgtggtccaactcatcccaaaccatctcaattggtttgggttgaggttgggtgattgtggaggccaggtcatctgatgcagcactcaatcactctccttcttggtgaaatagcccttacacagcctggagggtgtgtttttgggtcattgttctgttgaaaaacaaatgatagtcccactaagcacaaaccagatgggatggcgtattgctgtggTGGACATGCTggtgaagtgtgccttgaattctaaacagatcacagacagtgtcaccagcacatGCATGTTCTCTTACTCAAATAAGCACAGAAGTGCTGGCAGTAGTTTTAATGTTGCTTAAACAGAATTTGCCTATCAGAGATAGTAAATATTATGTACTCTCTACCTCATACCTCTTCCctgttcctcctctgtctccctgaaGAGGTCCAGGAGCGCCGGGAATGCCTATATGGTGAGAACTGCACATTTGCCTACTGCCAGGAGGAAATAGACCTGTGGACCCAGGAGAGGAAGGGGGCTCTGAGAAGGGAGCTGCTGTTTGACCCGCTGGGCAGCACCGTGAGACGGGCACTCAGCGTCACACGCCTGCTGCAGCTGCACATGGGCATGTTCATGTTCCTCTGTGAGGTAGGGTGTGTTCACATAGACCTCCCCATGGTGAACTTTGCAGTATTCTGtatgtctacacacacactctgtttcgctctctccccctctctgcagGAATGTTTTGACagtaaacaaatgatagtcccactaagcacaaaccagatgggatggcgtatcgctgtggTGGACATCATCAGCAAGCACAGCAAAGAGAACTTGGCTGTCTGCTCAAACCTCACTGCCCGGCATCCCTTTGACGATAACAAGTGAGTCTCCTAGACCTTTCTGTACTTTTCCgtcgtcctctctctgtccttcagtGTATCAGATCCAAATAAGCACTTTATCTTGGTATAATGGATCCTAAATCCAATTTCCCTCAGACAATATTCCAGTCAGCTATTTGCACCCTGTCCCCTTCTGCCCTCTCCTTCTATCTCATCCCCTTTTTCTCAGGTGCCTAGTGCATGTGGTGCGTTCTGCCAACGTGCGCTACAGTAAGGTGCGCCCGCTGCACCCCCTCTGCCAGTTTGACATGTGTCGCCACGAGGTGCATTACAGCTGCCAGCGCGAGGACAGCTGCTCCTTCGCCCACTCCGTCATAGAACTCGAAGTGCTGGGTGCTGCAGCAGGACACCGGTACAGAAGTACTCATGTTTGCACGCATggctgcacacacagacacactctatgAAGGATTGCAGCAAAATAACCAAAGTTCACGCTATCATCTGTTACtttgtctctcttccctctctctcccccaggtatCACCCATGAAGAGATGGTACAGGCTAGCGCCAAATGCTCAGAAACAGAAGATGAGCATGAGATGGGCACGATGCCCTTGTCTCCTAATACAATACATCATTTGGGTTATTGTTTTAAGGGCTTGATTTACAAAATCTCTCTCACTCTTGCTCTCAGCCTATGCACGTCCCACCAGAGCTTtagtggaggggtggggggaaTAGGGGGAGGGGGAAACAACCTCAAGGGTGGAGGGGATGGCAGGGGGTTAAACCTGAAGATGAAGTTTGTCTGTGGCCAGTGCTGGAGGGATGGACAGGTCCACGAACCAGACAAGGCCCTCAAGTACAGCACTGCTAAAGCATGACACAGGTGAGAGACTATATCAAACTGACATCTGCACTCATGGTAATTGCTGAAGTTCTCATGTCAATATGAGGCTGCAGGGGCTACCATCTGTTTCATGACCAGGCCTGAATTGATAATTAATAGGATAAAAGGAATGTTAAAGAAATAGGCCCATTAAAGGATTAACTCTATAGAAATGCATAATACCTTGTTCTGAATGGTCAATTTCACTAACTTGATAATTGTAGTCCATAGTCATgttcttttctctttctcccgCCCATCTCTCATCTCTTTTCCTCATCTCTGTCTTCCACTTTCCACCTCTCTCCAGCTGGACTAAGGAGCGTTGGGTATTGCTGGTGAAGTCTTTTGAGAAGAAGAAGTGGGTCGTTGTGCGGCCGCTTCCCTTCTCCCGTGCATACCCACAGCACGATGACGTaattccctcccccttctctatccctccatcactcactcttttctcccttcccctctctcataCACAGTCACACCCACATAAGTATGAACTGAGCCACCCCTCTACTaattttctccatccctccctccccttggGGTCTGTTTTAATCTCTCCAATCAGGCAATCATTTCCAGCAGACCTCTCACATGCTGAATACAGCTGATGTTGTTTATagctctcctcctctcgtctTTACACCTATAGGCAGCTTGGCCTTTGTTCCACAGTAGGTTAGCTATCTGTCTTGCTACTACTTGTGAAGGAAAAGGCTTTCTGTAAAGAAGGGCCAGTATGTCAGCATCCGTTTCAATTGTGTTTTGACATCCGATGATAAGGATTGTCAAATAAAATCACAGTAAAGTGCACAATCAGGACATGCAGTGCAGTATTAAAGCAGTCTCCTAGATGTGTGTCCATGTGATGAAGCAGAAGTGCCACTACATCGGGAACTGTTCCTTCGCCCAGTCTGGAAGAGAGGGATGTCTGGACGTACATGAAGAACAACAGCTGTAAGATTCTGTCTTTCTGTTGCTTTTCCTCACATTATTTTCCTCTTCTTGTGTGTGTCATGGCCAAACAAATAATGTATTTACAGTGTTTTTGTTTGCGGCGCTAATCCCTGTCCCCTTCTGTCCACAGTGAGGGACATGCAGCAGATGTATGACATGTGGCTCAGGCTGACCAGTCAGAATAGAATCACTGACGCAAGCCTTATGGCCCCGTCTCTGGAggagaaatgggtttccatgacgaCAGATTACACTGAGTCATTGGTGAGTGGCTTAAGTCATAGGGGTACTAAGGTAACATAGaactgttttaagatggtcattagctatttgatttggaattttatgaCCCCTTTAgggatcccccccccaaaaaaatacaggaTTTGATCAAATATAGTATTTGGCCttcactactatagcccatagaaacacgttgagtaacacattcataaatggcaaaaaagacagtaaaaaaataaatcataaggttttgaagtgtatgtcctatatttaggagatatgagaaagctcaggaaatattaaaaaaaattggGACACAatcccttatttttgttggcacaactACCTCCTTTCTTCCATTCCtttttgtatgggttaccttcagacgagtcccttgACActtgtgagagtctcccctttccatagagtggaaTAATAGTTTTGTAgctcaaaccgttcggacgctacataGGTTTTTGTGAGATTCCTCATGGTCTGGCAAACAAGGTTATAGCTCGGCCATCTTCTGCAGATGCAGAAGGTCGACATAGGCGGATAAAgtagattgagacgcagcccgtGCAAAAAACCTGAAactgatggggattttttttatgttacttagatttgATACACGGCTGTGTCAGTAGACTCCTTAAGGATTAAAAACAAGTGGTATATTTTTATTCTAGCcttttctgatgtttgatgtGGAGAGACCATTATCTGTGTGTCAGTCTGGGCGTCAATTGTCAGAAGGAGGAGATATGTGAGTGTTGTCAGGCTGAGGAGGAGCTGGCCCTGGAGCTGTGGCTAAGTGACCCTGCTCCCACTACaccagagaccagctacagtacCTACCGCCTGTGACGAGAGTATGAAtgctaacacacgcacacaccccctTACAGTACGACAAACTGCTGATGCAACAGGCACCGCCATGTGCGACTCACACACAGAAAGTAATGTATAAGAAAATGCACGCCCATAATCTGAGGGGTTTGACTAAGGTTTGGCTGTTATTAACTTCAATCTGAACCTCATTGCATTTCTAGCACGCTGCAGATGTCACTGTACTGGACGTGTCTGCCCTTCCCCTATATTACAGCCCTCAAAGTCGCCCCTTTACAAATACGGAGTGGCTGCATGGCCGAATTCTCATGACGCCTCTTCCCGATCGCTAAACAACCAAACAAATTAggctacaaaatatatatatttttgaaatgtTCTTTCAAATCGCTGCAGGgtttttatttcagctgttcagaAATGAGGCAGAGAAATGCACAGAACGTGTTCAGGTTGTTTAGCTCTGGGGAAGAGGTGTCTAGGGGGGTGAAACCGGGCGCTCACTCATCCTTACAAATAAGCCCCCTATATATGTTGCTAGGGACAGACGTCTACAACCAAATCCTACCCTCCTTTCCTTGTAGGAACGTAGAAAGATGGAGAGTGAAATAGGACAGAAATTGTGAGTACGCCATTTTGTTTGTCCATGGTAGTTAGTGCTTCACTCTATTTGTCTGCCATATCGGTAGAGGACTATGAATGTAAAGCCAGTCAATGCCATAATGAGAGAGCCATCAAATGATATATGGTTGTGGAATGTATTCGGAATACCCAAGACAAATCTTATATAACATTTAAAATGAACCCCTACCCCACCTATCCTCCCCTTTATTGATAGAAATTGCATGGCAGTCTTTTGGTTACACAAGCAAGCCAGGCAGCCCAACCTGTGGTCAGCACTGACATGTACACGCATTCACATACGTATGCACTGAGCAGGCTCAGAATGGAACAGTGTTTCATAATATGGCATTGATATTGGAGGACTATAGGGGTCAAAAGTGACACTAGCAGCTGTCTTCAGCTTCAGTACTCGCAGACTCTTCACTCGGACCCACTCAAACATACTGTGCCGTATGCTTAGAGCTTGAGTTTTCGTGGACCACATGAACAAGTCCTGGTTTGTCCTGGtccgtagggctggcacaattacagCATAATCGTGAAACTGACGAACCATTGTTATTATTTCTCATAACCGTTTT from Salmo salar chromosome ssa28, Ssal_v3.1, whole genome shotgun sequence carries:
- the LOC106589532 gene encoding LOW QUALITY PROTEIN: zinc finger CCCH domain-containing protein 7B (The sequence of the model RefSeq protein was modified relative to this genomic sequence to represent the inferred CDS: inserted 1 base in 1 codon), which codes for MDYQYQAEASHRCKRDLLLSRFKAXTWNRVRPHPARNNFLGAFVLCKEVQERRECLYGENCTFAYCQEEIDLWTQERKGALRRELLFDPLGSTVRRALSVTRLLQLHMGMFMFLCEECFDSKQMIVPLSTNQMGWRIAVVDIISKHSKENLAVCSNLTARHPFDDNKCLVHVVRSANVRYSKVRPLHPLCQFDMCRHEVHYSCQREDSCSFAHSVIELEVLGAAAGHRYHP